The following coding sequences are from one Schizosaccharomyces osmophilus chromosome 1, complete sequence window:
- the gsf1 gene encoding DNA-binding transcription factor, zf-fungal binuclear cluster type Gsf1 produces the protein MNRSSNSPHQPPLADHMHSAASQNPNASYTTYPTYQQGAPPMFHVQQHPSMLTQLPPLSATVLAPSLASLPPISSAPNYQNVASHASSPYLQQHPVVSSSSNPAAAYSNSPFPAPSTAPPPTTNHDPSAYAVHSPNPATIASPSPNDPLPVSPSLSKNSALNGSLSNSVNPSNGTGKGTTSPPGVSNSSLVKRQARKRTKTGCLTCRKRRIKCDERKPICYNCIKSKRQCEGYTHFPRPTGALTAARRIPVSSLLSEPAPHGMAGQPTHPTFLYYIQSVAPSLCLWDSCYFPPLSPYSSFSSIYWSSTIPELALRNPNISVALYAFASAKRHLTDDAIAFSRQARVTLTNITTTESLLILVLLAVTQLYIPKCDIQLFNFAVDQVVKFDASLMTSPSDEIITYLLRRMFIRQVVLAGIVRPLHPEMSSLALLKAELPPATTPTAVLDESLFNLGLRSLCHEPGLEPEFSNWYNNCPVDKADLPRLALLMIHAVFVSPNSLAQWVEFILHHPDPTPAIHIARACLLAVRSVMNLSELQVKVDKCVKSCEEKQLQASISNFSQDAVHANSSSLSIGV, from the coding sequence ATGAATCGTTCTTCCAATTCTCCTCATCAACCTCCTCTTGCTGACCATATGCACTCTGCTGCTTCCCAAAATCCAAATGCTTCTTACACCACATACCCCACCTACCAACAAGGCGCTCCCCCCATGTTCCACGTTCAGCAACATCCTTCCATGCTTACTCAACTTCCTCCTCTTTCTGCCACTGTCCTTGCTCCTTCTCTTGCTTCTTTACCTCCCATCTCTTCCGCTCCCAACTACCAAAATGTTGCCTCCCATGCTTCTTCTCCTTACCTCCAACAACATCCCGTGGTctcctcttcttccaatccCGCTGCCGCATACTCCAACAGCCCTTTCCCGGCTCCTTCTACTGCTCCTCCTCCCACCACCAACCATGATCCCTCTGCCTACGCCGTCCATTCTCCCAATCCCGCCACTATCGCCTCTCCTTCTCCCAACGACCCTCTTCCCGTTTCTCCTTCCCTCTCAAAGAATTCCGCCCTCAACGGCTCCCTCTCCAACTCCGTCAACCCCTCCAACGGAACCGGCAAAGGCACCACCTCACCCCCCGGTGTAAGCAATAGCAGCCTTGTCAAACGCCAAGCTCGGAAACGCACAAAAACTGGCTGTCTTACTTGTCGCAAACGCAGAATTAAGTGCGACGAGCGCAAGCCTATCTGCTACAACTGCATCAAATCCAAGAGACAATGCGAAGGGTACACTCATTTCCCTCGTCCTACCGGCGCTCTCACTGCCGCCCGCAGAATTCCCGTCTCTAGCTTGCTTTCTGAACCCGCTCCCCATGGTATGGCCGGTCAGCCCACCCATCCTACCTTTCTTTACTACATCCAGTCCGTGGCTCCTTCTCTCTGCCTTTGGGACTCTTGCTATTTTCCTCCTCTTAGTCCCTATTCTTCCTTCTCTAGCATCTATTGGTCTTCCACAATCCCTGAACTCGCTTTACGCAATCCAAACATCAGTGTCGCTCTCTATGCTTTCGCTAGTGCTAAGCGTCACTTGACCGACGATGCCATCGCTTTTTCTCGCCAGGCCCGCGTCACCCTTACCAACATCACTACCACAGAGAGCCTTCTTATTCTAGTCCTTTTGGCTGTTACCCAACTTTACATTCCCAAATGCGATATTCAGCTCTTCAACTTTGCCGTCGATCAGGTCGTCAAGTTTGATGCTTCTTTGATGACGAGTCCAAGCGATGAAATTATCACCTATTTGCTTCGTCGCATGTTTATCCGCCAAGTCGTCCTCGCCGGTATTGTAAGACCTCTTCACCCCGAAATGAGCAGCCTCGCTCTCCTCAAGGCCGAGTTACCTCCCGCTACCACTCCCACCGCTGTCCTTGATGAGTCTTTGTTTAATCTTGGCCTCCGTTCTCTTTGCCATGAGCCTGGTTTAGAACCAGAGTTTTCAAATTGGTATAACAACTGTCCCGTGGATAAGGCCGACCTTCCCCGCCTTGCCTTGTTGATGATCCATGCTGTCTTTGTTTCTCCAAATTCTTTGGCCCAATGGGTAGAGTTCATTTTGCACCATCCCGATCCGACTCCTGCCATCCACATTGCAAGAGCCTGCTTGCTTGCCGTCCGAAGCGTTATGAACTTGAGCGAACTGCAAGTAAAGGTCGATAAATGCGTTAAATCttgtgaagaaaaacaacttCAGGCAAGCATCTCGAACTTTTCTCAGGATGCTGTTCACGCAAATTCCTCTAGTTTGTCCATTGGcgtttaa
- the slm9 gene encoding histone H3.3-H4 chaperone, HIR complex WD repeat subunit Hip2, producing the protein MRLYAARLKETQPLYSITSSEIYIAIAGVNFVHILPTTFFPEISSNENVNALTEECFSAKLQFPAPVTCVRFSKDGRYLGIATEDGTFLYEVETWDSPLQTIAGPAYELCWSQQANLLATAWKSISIYLRKEKEMPNMSENGHTTEKLESQMEEGPENSSTEKKHSNYNKVFEYSLLKVIDGHHSFICGLAFDPLSQYLASHSLDRSLKIWRLATFALEKNISKPFEHMPINSRYLRLSWSPDGAHIAAVNAINEGINVIAIVQRDSWTFDISLVGHQESLECTSFNPYLFSDPFQKSVIASAAHDGCICIWNTACARPVLVIKNITLAAFCDIQWSNSGFELYGVSLDGHICLLRFEESEFGPKMDQIEYPEDLSNCNFLKKPYGPKNTLEPTVIVSAPLPNTTTEVPKVRSPPSSPPSVKKRKVLKKKVTLRPASIHPATLFSQIRIGNPLVKPKWEITKSFGTMRIRNHQECTKIECYTGNEGENNPDWVTYLSSSVVLANGTKKFWAAGTEDASVHVFSPHGRLLLPPLVVGSTPCFLECCESYLCCVASNGLLYTWDVISSKAVHNPVSMLPLFHANFSNSKVAKGPSLEQLFVTDTGTPIAVMSDGNAFAYSPITSSWLRVSEGWWMIGSQYWGSLVTDSREESAMSFLERCTDEEIIKAGRGRFLQRTVKASMLRQGYDNYEMVVSIRHLENRLMSSEKLSLKFDFHENLLLYANRIAEEGMKDKMDELCRELLGPLRVPLSCTTPVKIGDRIWNPFISSSLNKRSLLKEIILHTAKHREIQRITSQYSYLLEHIPA; encoded by the coding sequence ATGCGACTTTATGCTGCTAGATTGAAAGAAACCCAGCCTTTGTATTCTATTACGTCTTCAGAAATATATATAGCGATTGCAGGAGTAAATTTTGTTCATATTTTACCAACTACCTTTTTTCCTGAGATTTCATCCAACGAAAACGTAAACGCTTTAACAGAAGAGTGCTTTTCCGCTAAACTACAATTCCCAGCTCCCGTGACATGCGTCCGATTTTCAAAGGATGGTCGATACCTCGGAATTGCTACGGAAGACGGAACGTTCCTTTATGAAGTAGAGACATGGGATTCGCCTTTGCAAACGATCGCTGGGCCTGCCTACGAACTTTGCTGGAGTCAACAAGCTAACTTGCTGGCGACGGCGTGGAAGAGCATATCTATTTATTTgcgtaaagaaaaagaaatgccAAATATGTCTGAGAATGGCCATACCACAGAAAAGCTGGAATCTCAGATGGAGGAAGGGCCCGAAAATTCGTCCactgaaaagaagcacTCAAACTATAATAAAGTCTTTGAATACAGTCTTTTAAAAGTGATAGACGGACaccattcttttatttgcGGGCTTGCCTTTGATCCTCTAAGCCAATATCTGGCATCACATAGTTTAGACCgctctttgaaaatttggaGATTAGCAACATTTGCTCTGGAGAAAAACATCTCTAAGCCTTTTGAACATATGCCCATTAACAGCCGTTATCTTCGTTTAAGCTGGTCTCCTGATGGAGCCCACATTGCCGCAGTCAATGCTATAAATGAAGGAATAAACGTAATTGCTATTGTTCAACGAGACTCGTGGACATTCGACATCAGCTTGGTTGGCCATCAAGAGTCTTTAGAATGCACATCATTCAATCCCTATTTGTTCAGTGAtccatttcaaaaatcaGTCATAGCTAGTGCGGCCCACGACGGATGTATTTGCATTTGGAACACAGCATGCGCACGTCCAGTACTCGTCATTAAAAACATTACACTTGCTGCCTTTTGTGACATACAATGGTCGAATAGCGGGTTTGAACTCTACGGAGTGTCATTAGATGGacatatttgtttattgaGGTTTGAAGAGTCTGAATTTGGTCCAAAGATGGATCAAATTGAATATCCAGAAGACTTATCAAACTgcaactttttgaaaaagccaTATGGACCCAAAAACACATTAGAGCCCACTGTTATAGTTTCTGCGCCCTTACCAAATACAACCACCGAGGTCCCAAAAGTCCGTTCTCCCCCTTCTTCACCTCCAtctgtaaagaaaagaaaagtactTAAGAAAAAGGTTACTCTACGCCCTGCATCGATTCACCCAGCAACATTGTTTTCACAAATCCGTATCGGCAATCCTTTGGTAAAACCGAAATGGGAAATTACTAAATCCTTCGGGACAATGCGGATTAGAAATCATCAGGAATGTACAAAGATAGAATGCTATACAGGGAATGAGGGCGAAAACAATCCCGACTGGGTGACatatctttcttcttcagtgGTCCTTGCGAATGGTacgaaaaagttttggGCTGCGGGAACAGAAGACGCTTCGGTTCATGTTTTTAGCCCTCATGGAAGACTTCTGTTGCCGCCTCTTGTTGTAGGTTCGACACCATGCTTTTTGGAATGCTGTGAATCCTACCTATGCTGTGTAGCTTCCAATGGCTTACTTTACACATGGGATGTGATTTCCTCTAAGGCAGTTCATAATCCTGTTAGTATGCTTCCGCTGTTTCATGcgaatttttcaaattcaaaagttgcAAAAGGTCCTTCATTAGAGCAGTTGTTTGTAACTGATACGGGTACCCCAATTGCAGTCATGAGTGATGGAAACGCTTTTGCATACAGTCCAATTACGAGCTCCTGGCTACGGGTTAGTGAAGGATGGTGGATGATAGGTAGTCAGTACTGGGGTTCACTTGTTACAGATTCTCGAGAAGAAAGTGCGATGAGCTTCTTAGAGCGATGTACGGATGAAGAAATTATCAAAGCTGGAAGAGGAAGATTCTTGCAAAGAACTGTTAAAGCCTCTATGCTCCGTCAAGGTTATGATAATTACGAAATGGTTGTGAGTATTCGGCATCTTGAAAACCGTCTTATGAGTTCTGAAAAGCTAAGTTTGAAGTTTGACTTTCATGaaaatcttttattatatGCGAATCGAATTGCCGAGGAAGGAATGAAGGATAAAATGGATGAATTATGTCGTGAACTACTTGGTCCCTTGCGAGTCCCTTTAAGCTGCACCACTCCCGTAAAAATCGGCGATCGTATTTGGAAtcctttcatttcttcttctttaaacaAGCGATCACTACTCAAGGAAATCATATTACATACGGCAAAACATAGAGAAATCCAAAGGATTACTTCTCAATACTCTTACCTGCTAGAACATATCCCTGCCTAA